The Streptomonospora litoralis genome window below encodes:
- the gltB gene encoding glutamate synthase large subunit, with the protein MPAGQVQRSSVRPNAESTHEGLYDSAYEHDACGVGFVADLSGRRSHEIVEKALTVLRNLDHRGAAGADPEDGDGAGIITQVPDAFYREVCDFELPEAGRYATGMAFLPADAAERAATMAAVEAAAAQESLRVLGWRDVPFDPRFCGPAAREAMPYFAQLFVAGQEGTAAAGLGGLELERYAYCLRKRAQHEAGVYFPSLSPRTITYKGMLTTPQLEPFFPDLSDRRFTSGLALVHSRFSTNTFPSWPLAHPFRYIAHNGEINTVKGNRNMMRAREATLASDLLPGDISRVFPIIDPEDSDTASFDAALELLHLGGRSLPHAVLMMIPEPWENHSEMDPQVRAFYEFHSMLMEPWDGPASVSFTDGSLVGAVLDRNGLRPGRYWVTDDGLVVLASEAGVLDAESSRIVRKGRLQPGRIFVVDTEQGRIIEDEEIKSELAAQHPYAEWLERGVVQLSELEAGEPAPVGDLVREQQVFGYTEEELRIILQPMARTGAEPIGSMGTDSPVAALSAKSRQLFDYFSQGFAQVTNPPLDAIREELVTSLHTALGAEENVLSPDPEDCRRIVAPTPVLDEAGLAAIVRAGTAEDGDPAFRTFTANGTYDVAGGGAALSVRLDEICAEVSAAIADGAHIVVLSDRGAGPDRAPIPSLLLTGAVHHHLVREKTRTEVGLVVEAGDVRECHHVALLLGYGASAVTPYVTLATVRDMVERGVIGGISADDAVRNTVKAFGKGVLKIMSKMGVSTVSSYTGAQIFEALGLGPEVVDRCFAGTSSPLGGVGFDVLAEEVRIRHATAFAANPADHRRLAIGGEYQWRREGEPHLFSPETVFKLQHATRDRRYEIFKEYTSKIDDQASTLMTLRGLFRLKEGVREPVPIEEVEPVSEIVKRFSTGAMSYGSISAEAHETLAIAMNRLGGKSNTGEGGEDSDRFTPDESGDLRRSAIKQVASGRFGVTSHYLTNADDIQIKMAQGAKPGEGGQLPGHKVYPWIAGTRHSTPGVGLISPPPHHDIYSIEDLAQLIHDLKNANPQARVHVKLVSEAGVGTVAAGVSKAHADVVLISGHDGGTGASPLTSLKHAGTPWELGLAETQQTLLRNGLRDRIVVQTDGQMKTGRDVVVAALLGAEEYGFATAPLVVSGCVMMRVCHLDTCPVGVATQNPELRKRYSGQADFVVNFFEFVAEEVREYLAALGFRSLDEAVGAVDLLETGEAADHWKASGLDLSPILAQVEPWGGDHRHRVRGQDHGLEKALDNTLIQLAEGALEFGEPLKLDLPVRNVNRTVGTMLGNEVTKRYGADGLPDGTVDITFTGSAGQSFGAFVPRGVTLRLVGDANDYVGKGLSGGRITVRPPEDVPFAPEEHIIAGNVIAYGATSGEVFLRGVVGERFCVRNSGALAVAEGVGDHGCEYMTGGRAVILGRTGRNFAAGMSGGIAYVLDLDPERVNGEMVDLDPLDDTDREFLRDVLDRHREATGSGIAAELLADFSTAVSRFGKVMPRDFKRVLAAQAEAERAGRDVGEAIMAAAQS; encoded by the coding sequence ATGCCTGCTGGCCAGGTGCAGCGTTCGTCCGTCCGGCCGAACGCCGAGTCCACTCACGAGGGCCTGTACGACAGCGCCTACGAGCACGACGCCTGCGGCGTCGGATTCGTCGCCGACCTCTCCGGCCGTCGCAGCCACGAGATCGTCGAGAAGGCGCTGACGGTACTGCGCAACCTCGACCACCGCGGCGCCGCGGGCGCCGACCCCGAGGACGGCGACGGCGCCGGGATCATCACCCAGGTGCCCGACGCCTTCTACCGCGAGGTCTGCGACTTCGAACTGCCCGAGGCAGGCCGCTACGCGACCGGTATGGCCTTCCTGCCCGCCGATGCCGCCGAGCGCGCCGCCACCATGGCCGCCGTCGAGGCCGCGGCCGCCCAGGAGAGCCTGCGCGTGCTGGGCTGGCGGGACGTGCCCTTCGACCCCCGCTTCTGCGGTCCCGCCGCCCGCGAGGCCATGCCCTACTTCGCCCAGCTGTTCGTCGCGGGCCAGGAGGGCACCGCCGCAGCCGGCCTGGGCGGCCTCGAACTGGAGCGCTACGCCTACTGCCTGCGCAAGCGCGCCCAGCACGAGGCGGGCGTGTACTTCCCGAGCCTGTCCCCGCGCACCATCACCTACAAGGGCATGCTCACCACGCCGCAGCTGGAGCCGTTCTTCCCCGACCTCTCCGACCGGCGCTTCACCAGCGGCCTGGCCCTGGTGCACTCGCGGTTCTCCACGAACACGTTCCCGTCGTGGCCGCTGGCCCACCCCTTCCGCTACATCGCCCACAACGGCGAGATCAACACCGTCAAGGGCAACCGGAACATGATGCGGGCCCGCGAGGCCACGCTGGCCAGCGACCTGCTGCCCGGCGACATCTCGCGTGTGTTCCCCATCATCGACCCCGAGGACTCCGACACCGCGTCCTTCGACGCCGCCCTGGAGCTGCTCCACCTGGGCGGGCGGTCGCTGCCGCACGCGGTGCTGATGATGATCCCCGAGCCCTGGGAGAACCACAGCGAGATGGACCCGCAGGTGCGGGCCTTCTACGAGTTCCACTCCATGCTCATGGAGCCCTGGGACGGTCCCGCTTCGGTCTCCTTCACCGACGGCTCGCTGGTGGGCGCCGTCCTGGACCGCAACGGCCTGCGTCCCGGCCGCTACTGGGTCACCGACGACGGGCTCGTCGTGCTCGCCAGCGAGGCCGGCGTGCTCGACGCCGAGTCCTCGCGCATCGTCCGCAAGGGGCGGCTGCAGCCCGGCCGCATCTTCGTCGTGGACACCGAGCAGGGCCGCATCATCGAGGACGAGGAGATCAAGTCCGAGCTCGCCGCGCAGCACCCCTATGCCGAGTGGCTGGAGCGCGGCGTGGTGCAGCTGTCCGAGCTGGAGGCGGGCGAGCCCGCCCCCGTCGGCGACCTCGTCCGCGAGCAGCAGGTCTTCGGCTACACCGAGGAGGAGCTGCGCATCATCCTGCAGCCGATGGCGCGCACCGGCGCCGAGCCGATCGGCTCCATGGGCACCGACAGCCCGGTTGCGGCCCTGTCGGCCAAGTCCCGCCAGCTCTTCGACTACTTCTCGCAGGGCTTCGCGCAGGTCACCAACCCGCCGCTGGACGCCATCCGCGAGGAACTGGTCACCAGCCTGCACACGGCGCTGGGCGCCGAGGAGAACGTCCTGTCGCCCGACCCGGAGGACTGCCGGCGCATCGTGGCGCCTACGCCCGTGCTCGACGAGGCGGGCCTGGCCGCGATCGTGCGCGCCGGAACCGCTGAGGACGGCGACCCCGCCTTCCGCACCTTCACCGCCAACGGCACCTACGACGTCGCCGGCGGCGGCGCCGCGCTGTCGGTGCGCCTGGACGAGATCTGCGCCGAGGTCTCGGCGGCCATCGCCGACGGCGCCCACATCGTCGTGCTCTCCGACCGCGGGGCCGGCCCCGACCGCGCGCCGATTCCCTCGCTGCTGCTCACCGGGGCCGTCCACCACCACCTGGTGCGCGAGAAGACCCGCACCGAGGTCGGCCTGGTCGTCGAGGCCGGCGACGTGCGCGAGTGCCACCACGTGGCGCTGCTGCTGGGCTACGGCGCCTCGGCGGTGACGCCGTATGTGACCCTGGCCACGGTGCGCGACATGGTCGAGCGCGGCGTCATCGGCGGCATCAGCGCCGACGACGCGGTGCGCAACACCGTGAAGGCGTTCGGCAAGGGCGTACTGAAGATCATGTCCAAGATGGGCGTGTCCACTGTCAGCTCCTACACCGGCGCCCAGATCTTCGAGGCGCTGGGCCTGGGCCCCGAGGTCGTCGACCGGTGCTTCGCCGGCACCTCCTCGCCGCTGGGCGGCGTGGGCTTCGACGTGCTGGCCGAGGAGGTCCGCATCCGCCACGCCACCGCCTTCGCCGCCAATCCCGCCGACCACCGGCGGCTGGCCATCGGCGGCGAGTACCAGTGGCGCCGCGAGGGCGAGCCGCACCTGTTCAGCCCCGAGACGGTCTTCAAGCTGCAGCACGCCACGCGCGACCGCCGCTACGAGATCTTCAAGGAGTACACCTCCAAGATCGACGACCAGGCGAGCACGCTGATGACGCTGCGCGGGCTGTTCCGCCTCAAGGAGGGTGTGCGCGAGCCGGTCCCGATCGAGGAGGTCGAGCCGGTCTCGGAGATCGTCAAGCGGTTCTCCACCGGCGCGATGTCGTACGGCTCCATCTCGGCCGAGGCGCACGAGACCCTGGCGATCGCCATGAACCGGCTCGGCGGCAAGTCCAACACCGGCGAGGGAGGTGAGGACTCCGACCGCTTCACCCCCGACGAGAGCGGCGACCTGCGGCGCAGCGCCATCAAGCAGGTGGCCTCCGGGCGCTTCGGCGTGACCTCGCACTACCTCACCAACGCCGACGACATCCAGATCAAGATGGCCCAAGGCGCCAAGCCCGGCGAAGGCGGCCAGCTGCCCGGCCACAAGGTCTATCCGTGGATCGCCGGCACCCGGCATTCCACGCCCGGCGTCGGCCTCATCTCGCCGCCGCCGCACCACGACATCTACTCCATCGAGGACCTCGCCCAGCTCATCCACGACCTGAAGAACGCCAACCCCCAGGCGCGGGTCCACGTCAAGCTGGTCTCCGAGGCCGGTGTGGGCACCGTGGCAGCGGGCGTGTCCAAGGCCCATGCCGACGTCGTGCTCATCTCCGGCCACGACGGCGGGACCGGCGCCTCGCCGCTGACCTCGCTCAAGCACGCGGGCACGCCCTGGGAGCTGGGCCTCGCCGAAACCCAGCAGACCCTGCTGCGCAACGGGCTGCGCGACCGCATCGTGGTGCAGACCGACGGCCAGATGAAGACCGGGCGCGACGTCGTCGTGGCCGCGCTGCTGGGCGCCGAGGAGTACGGGTTCGCCACCGCTCCGCTGGTGGTCTCCGGCTGCGTGATGATGCGCGTGTGCCACCTGGACACCTGCCCGGTGGGCGTGGCCACGCAGAACCCGGAGCTGCGCAAGCGCTACTCCGGGCAGGCCGACTTCGTGGTGAACTTCTTCGAGTTCGTGGCCGAGGAGGTCCGCGAGTACCTGGCCGCCCTGGGCTTCCGCAGCCTCGACGAGGCCGTCGGCGCCGTCGACCTGCTGGAGACCGGCGAGGCGGCGGACCACTGGAAGGCGTCTGGCCTCGACCTCTCGCCGATCCTGGCGCAGGTCGAGCCGTGGGGCGGCGACCACCGCCACCGGGTGCGCGGCCAGGACCACGGGCTGGAGAAGGCGCTGGACAACACGCTGATCCAGCTGGCCGAGGGAGCTCTGGAGTTCGGCGAGCCGCTGAAGCTGGACCTGCCGGTGCGCAACGTCAACCGCACGGTCGGCACCATGCTCGGCAACGAGGTCACCAAACGCTACGGCGCCGACGGGCTGCCCGACGGCACCGTGGACATCACCTTCACCGGCTCGGCCGGCCAGTCGTTCGGCGCGTTCGTGCCGCGGGGCGTCACGCTGCGGCTCGTCGGCGACGCCAACGACTACGTCGGCAAGGGCCTCTCCGGCGGGCGGATCACCGTGCGGCCGCCCGAGGACGTGCCGTTCGCGCCCGAAGAGCACATCATCGCCGGCAACGTCATCGCCTACGGCGCGACCTCGGGCGAGGTGTTCCTGCGCGGCGTCGTGGGCGAGCGGTTCTGCGTGCGCAACTCCGGTGCGCTGGCCGTCGCCGAGGGCGTGGGCGACCACGGGTGCGAGTACATGACCGGCGGCCGCGCCGTGATCCTGGGTCGTACCGGGCGCAACTTCGCGGCGGGCATGTCGGGCGGCATCGCCTATGTGCTCGATCTCGACCCCGAGCGGGTCAACGGCGAGATGGTCGACCTCGACCCGCTCGACGACACCGACCGGGAGTTCCTGCGCGACGTCCTCGACCGGCACCGCGAGGCGACCGGGTCGGGTATCGCCGCGGAGCTGCTGGCCGACTTCTCCACCGCGGTCTCCCGGTTCGGCAAGGTCATGCCGCGCGACTTCAAGCGGGTGCTGGCCGCCCAGGCCGAGGCCGAGCGCGCGGGCCGCGACGTCGGCGAGGCCATCATGGCCGCCGCCCAGTCCTAG